The genomic window TGCGTCAGATGTGTATAAGAGACAGCTGTGGAGCAAGTAGAGCTGGAGAGCTTCTCGCTGAGGAGGGGGGCCTGGGGCTTTGAGGCGGGGACTCCGTGTATTGCAGAGGCCCTCGGGCTTAGGAGGGCTGTCGAGTACCTGGAGGAGTTAGGGGTTGAGGAGGTGGAGGCCTACGAAGCTAAGCTCGCCCAGAAGATATACGAAGGCCTACTAGGCCTCGAGGGCGTCGAGGTCTACGGCCCTGAGCCTAGGTACAAGCTCAGTATCACCTCGTTCAATGTTAAGGGGCTCGATCCGCACGACGTGGCCATGGCGCTCGACGCAGCTTACAACATAGCCGTCAGGTCTGGGATGCACTGCGCCCAGCCTCTCGTAAGGGGCTTCCTAGGCCTAAGCAGGGGCACCGTTAGGGCCTCTACCTACATCTACAACACGCTCGACGAAGTGGAGGCCTTCTTAAGAGCTGTGGAGGAGCTGGCTAAGAGTTGAGCACAGTAAGGCTCGGGCTAGTCCAGTTTCCGAGGGGGGAGGGCGTGGAGGAGAACGTAGAGGCAATGGTCGAGCTAATATCAGAGGCCGGGGCTGACGTTAAGCTGCTTCCAGAAAACTGGGCTTCGCAAAGGGTGCTGGGCTATAGGGAGCACGAGGGCATTGTCAAGAGGCTGGCTGAAGAGCTGAAGGAAGGCGAGGTGCTCGTAGCAGGAGCTCACTACGTCGAGCGGGGAGAGGAGGTAGTTAGCGTCGCC from Candidatus Nezhaarchaeota archaeon includes these protein-coding regions:
- a CDS encoding aminotransferase class V-fold PLP-dependent enzyme; the protein is MEQVELESFSLRRGAWGFEAGTPCIAEALGLRRAVEYLEELGVEEVEAYEAKLAQKIYEGLLGLEGVEVYGPEPRYKLSITSFNVKGLDPHDVAMALDAAYNIAVRSGMHCAQPLVRGFLGLSRGTVRASTYIYNTLDEVEAFLRAVEELAKS